In the genome of Limnobaculum zhutongyuii, one region contains:
- the ubiF gene encoding 3-demethoxyubiquinol 3-hydroxylase, which yields MKKTIKQYDAIVVGGGMVGAAVALGLAQEGWSVAVIEHDSPAVFSADSEPDVRVSAIGCTSVNLLKRLGAWDSIASMRITPYRKLETWEWNESKVVFDAASLSLPELGYMVENRLIQLGLWQQFEHWPSLALHCPARLVSVIPSEVDATLKLVTLDNGECLSAPLVIGADGADSAVRKFAGIGLTGWQYRQSCMLITVETQQLQQDATWQQFYPSGPRAFLPLFGQYASLVWYDSPSRIRQLQSLSLPELEKEVLREFPERLGKVKVKAAGSFPLIRRHAQRYYHSGMVLVGDSAHTINPLAGQGVNLGYRDVDCLLQVLLEARKKGEEYGSDKVLSRYQRRRYPDNLLMQSGMDLFYKAFSNQLPPLRLVRNLALMAAERAGKLKQWALKYALGL from the coding sequence ATGAAAAAAACAATAAAACAGTATGATGCCATTGTTGTCGGCGGTGGAATGGTCGGCGCAGCGGTTGCCCTTGGGTTAGCTCAAGAGGGCTGGTCGGTAGCGGTAATTGAGCATGATAGCCCGGCAGTTTTTTCCGCCGATAGCGAACCTGACGTGCGAGTTTCAGCCATTGGTTGTACTTCGGTTAATCTGCTAAAACGATTGGGTGCATGGGATAGTATTGCATCAATGCGAATTACACCTTACCGCAAGCTGGAAACCTGGGAATGGAATGAATCTAAAGTGGTTTTTGATGCTGCTTCACTGTCATTACCCGAATTAGGTTACATGGTAGAGAATCGTCTCATTCAACTGGGGTTATGGCAACAGTTTGAGCACTGGCCATCATTAGCTCTGCATTGCCCAGCACGCTTAGTTTCCGTTATTCCATCAGAGGTTGATGCTACATTAAAGCTGGTGACATTGGACAATGGCGAATGCCTGAGTGCGCCATTAGTCATTGGTGCGGACGGTGCAGATTCTGCGGTAAGAAAGTTTGCCGGTATTGGATTAACCGGTTGGCAATATCGTCAGTCCTGTATGTTGATAACCGTTGAGACGCAACAACTTCAGCAAGATGCAACCTGGCAGCAGTTTTATCCTTCAGGACCTCGTGCATTTCTGCCGCTGTTTGGACAATATGCTTCTCTGGTGTGGTATGACTCACCGTCTCGTATTCGTCAGTTACAATCACTCTCTCTGCCTGAACTGGAAAAAGAAGTATTGCGTGAGTTCCCGGAACGTTTGGGAAAGGTAAAAGTGAAAGCCGCAGGATCGTTTCCATTAATTCGTCGTCATGCCCAACGTTATTATCATTCTGGCATGGTGTTGGTGGGGGATTCGGCCCATACCATTAATCCTCTGGCTGGCCAGGGAGTTAATTTAGGTTATCGTGACGTGGATTGCTTATTGCAGGTGCTGCTGGAGGCTCGTAAGAAAGGAGAGGAGTATGGTTCTGATAAGGTTTTAAGTCGTTATCAGCGCAGACGCTACCCGGATAACTTACTGATGCAATCTGGTATGGATTTGTTCTACAAAGCGTTTAGCAACCAACTACCACCGTTGCGTTTGGTGCGCAATCTGGCGTTAATGGCGGCGGAACGTGCAGGTAAGCTTAAGCAATGGGCATTGAAATATGCGCTGGGGTTATAA
- the ybeY gene encoding rRNA maturation RNase YbeY — protein sequence MDHVILDLQVACENTQGLPDEQEIQRWLDAAVLPFQREAEVTVRLVDTEESHQLNHTYRGMDKPTNVLSFPFEAPPGMEMPLLGDLVICRQIVEKEADEQNKILLAHWAHMVVHGSLHLLGYDHIIDDDAEEMESLETEIMQELGYPDPYASEKDAV from the coding sequence ATGGACCACGTGATTTTAGATTTACAGGTAGCCTGTGAGAATACTCAGGGATTACCTGATGAGCAGGAGATTCAACGCTGGTTGGATGCGGCGGTACTTCCTTTCCAACGGGAAGCGGAAGTCACCGTCCGTCTGGTGGATACAGAAGAGAGCCACCAGCTTAATCATACCTATAGGGGAATGGATAAACCGACGAATGTGTTATCATTTCCCTTTGAGGCTCCCCCCGGCATGGAAATGCCGCTGTTGGGGGATTTGGTCATCTGCCGTCAGATTGTAGAAAAAGAAGCGGATGAACAAAATAAGATTTTACTCGCACATTGGGCTCATATGGTTGTCCATGGTAGCCTCCATCTGTTAGGGTATGATCACATCATTGATGATGATGCGGAAGAAATGGAGTCTTTAGAGACTGAGATTATGCAAGAGTTAGGTTATCCTGACCCCTATGCCTCAGAAAAAGACGCAGTCTAA
- the miaB gene encoding tRNA (N6-isopentenyl adenosine(37)-C2)-methylthiotransferase MiaB translates to MTKKLYIKTWGCQMNEYDSSKMADLLGSTHGYQLTEDAEEADVLLLNTCSIREKAQEKVFHQLGRWKSFKDTRPDIIIGVGGCVASQEGDHIRQRAPFVDVIFGPQTLHRLPEMINKASGTRSPVVDISFPEIEKFDRLPEPKAEGPTAFVSIMEGCNKYCTYCVVPYTRGEEVSRPSDDVLFEIAQLAAQGVREVNLLGQNVNAYRGPAFDGGICTFADLLRLVASIDGIDRIRFTTSHPIEFTDDIIEVYKDTPELVSFLHLPVQSGSDRVLNMMGRTHTALEYKAIIRKLRAARPDLQISSDFIVGFPGETLQDFEQTMKLIADVDFDMSYSFIFSARPGTPAADMVDDVSEDEKKQRLYILQERINQQAMQYSRRMQGSIQRILVEGTSRKSVMELSGRTENNRVVNFEGTPDMIGKFVDVEIVDVYTNSLRGKLVRTEDQMNLRVQASPEEVIARTRKEDDLGVGVYQPQ, encoded by the coding sequence ATGACCAAGAAACTGTATATAAAAACCTGGGGCTGTCAGATGAACGAGTACGATTCATCTAAAATGGCCGATTTACTGGGAAGTACCCATGGCTATCAGCTGACCGAAGATGCTGAAGAAGCGGATGTTCTATTGCTGAATACCTGCTCAATTCGTGAAAAAGCGCAGGAAAAGGTATTCCATCAGCTTGGTCGCTGGAAATCATTTAAAGACACCAGACCCGATATTATTATTGGTGTGGGTGGATGTGTGGCGTCTCAGGAAGGCGATCACATTCGTCAACGCGCGCCGTTTGTCGATGTCATCTTTGGGCCACAAACCCTGCATCGCCTGCCGGAGATGATCAATAAAGCCAGCGGCACACGTAGCCCGGTGGTTGATATCAGCTTCCCGGAAATCGAGAAATTCGACCGCTTACCGGAACCTAAAGCCGAAGGCCCTACCGCCTTTGTTTCCATTATGGAAGGCTGCAATAAATATTGTACTTACTGCGTGGTACCTTATACCCGTGGTGAAGAAGTGAGCCGCCCAAGCGATGATGTGCTATTCGAAATAGCCCAGCTTGCAGCTCAGGGCGTACGGGAAGTAAATCTGCTGGGCCAAAACGTTAACGCCTACCGTGGACCCGCTTTTGACGGTGGTATCTGTACTTTTGCAGACTTGCTACGTTTAGTGGCCAGTATTGATGGTATTGACCGTATTCGCTTCACCACCAGCCATCCAATTGAGTTTACTGACGATATCATTGAAGTCTATAAAGATACCCCTGAGCTGGTGAGTTTCCTGCATTTACCGGTACAAAGCGGTTCTGATCGCGTTTTAAATATGATGGGCAGAACCCATACTGCACTGGAATATAAAGCCATTATTCGCAAATTACGTGCAGCACGTCCGGACCTGCAAATCAGTTCTGACTTCATTGTTGGTTTCCCGGGTGAAACTCTGCAAGACTTCGAACAAACCATGAAGCTGATTGCCGATGTTGATTTCGATATGAGCTATAGCTTTATCTTCTCTGCCCGACCGGGAACACCAGCGGCCGATATGGTCGATGATGTATCCGAAGATGAGAAAAAGCAGCGCCTGTATATTCTGCAGGAAAGAATCAATCAGCAGGCGATGCAATATAGCCGTCGTATGCAAGGCAGCATCCAGCGTATTTTAGTGGAAGGTACATCACGTAAAAGCGTTATGGAGCTGTCCGGTCGTACCGAGAATAACCGTGTGGTTAACTTTGAAGGCACTCCGGATATGATTGGTAAATTCGTTGACGTAGAAATTGTCGATGTTTATACCAACTCCCTGCGTGGCAAGCTGGTAAGAACCGAAGACCAGATGAACCTGCGGGTTCAGGCTTCACCGGAAGAGGTGATCGCGCGTACCCGTAAGGAAGATGATTTAGGCGTAGGCGTTTACCAGCCTCAATAA
- a CDS encoding PhoH family protein, with the protein MKIDTLEVSLEPADNERLKSLCGPFDDNIKQLERRLGIEINRRDNRFTLVGKASCVEVAKDILLTLYVDTAPIRGIIPDIEPDQIHLAIKESGVLEQIADSVPEYGKAVIIKTKRGMIKPRTPNQAQYIANILDHDITFGVGPAGTGKTYLAVAAAVDALERQEIRRILLTRPAVEAGEKLGFLPGDLSQKVDPYLRPLYDALFEMLGFERVEKLMERNVIEVAPLAYMRGRTLNDAFIILDESQNTSIEQMKMFLTRIGFNSKAVITGDVTQIDLPRNQKSGLRHAIEVLSNVDEISFNFFHSEDVVRHPVVARIVIAYEEWEAEDQKRKDALAEQRKREYQQTSESGAQ; encoded by the coding sequence TTGAAAATTGATACTTTGGAAGTTTCACTGGAACCCGCAGACAACGAGCGCCTGAAAAGCCTATGTGGTCCATTTGATGACAATATCAAACAGTTGGAACGACGCCTTGGTATTGAAATCAATCGTCGCGATAATCGATTCACTCTGGTTGGAAAAGCCTCCTGTGTTGAGGTGGCTAAAGATATTCTTCTCACGCTTTATGTTGATACCGCTCCGATACGCGGGATCATTCCTGATATTGAACCCGACCAAATACATTTAGCAATTAAAGAATCTGGCGTTTTAGAGCAAATTGCCGATTCGGTACCAGAGTACGGCAAAGCAGTCATCATCAAAACTAAACGAGGGATGATTAAACCGCGCACGCCAAATCAGGCTCAATACATTGCCAATATTCTCGATCATGATATTACTTTTGGTGTCGGCCCTGCGGGTACCGGTAAAACCTATCTGGCGGTTGCGGCGGCAGTGGATGCACTGGAACGTCAGGAAATTCGCAGAATACTGCTCACCCGCCCTGCCGTTGAAGCCGGTGAAAAACTGGGTTTTCTGCCCGGTGATTTAAGCCAGAAAGTCGACCCTTACCTGCGCCCGTTATATGACGCGCTGTTTGAAATGTTGGGCTTTGAACGGGTAGAGAAGCTGATGGAGCGCAACGTTATCGAAGTGGCTCCTCTGGCCTATATGCGTGGCCGTACCTTGAACGATGCATTTATTATTCTGGATGAGAGCCAGAACACCTCCATTGAACAGATGAAGATGTTCCTGACCCGTATCGGATTCAACTCTAAAGCGGTGATCACCGGTGACGTAACGCAAATTGACCTGCCACGTAATCAAAAGTCCGGCTTACGTCATGCAATTGAGGTATTATCCAACGTTGATGAAATCAGCTTTAATTTCTTTCATAGCGAAGACGTGGTCAGACACCCGGTGGTTGCCCGTATCGTTATCGCCTATGAAGAATGGGAAGCTGAAGACCAAAAACGTAAAGATGCACTGGCAGAGCAACGCAAACGCGAATATCAGCAAACCTCTGAGTCCGGCGCGCAATAA
- the asnB gene encoding asparagine synthase B: MCSIFGVLDIKSDPIELRKKALEMSRLMRHRGPDWSGVYASDTAILAHERLSIVDVNNGAQPLYNAAHTHVLAVNGEIYNHQELRRQLKDKYEFQTESDCEVILALYQEKGIDFLDDLQGMFAFILYDSTNNSYLLGRDHIGIIPMYTGHDEHGNFYVASEMKALVPVCKTIKEFPAGSYMSSTNHKIQRYYQRDWMEFDNVKNNTTDEYELRNALEEAVKSHLMSDVPYGVLLSGGLDSSVISAITKKYAARRIEDDERSEAWWPQLHSFAVGLEGSPDLAAAQEVARHLGTVHHEIHFTVQEGMDAIRDVIYHIETYDVTTIRASTPMYLMARKIKAMGIKMVLSGEGADEVFGGYLYFHKAPNEKEFHEETVRKLLALHMYDCARANKAMAAWGVEARVPFLDKKFLDVAMRINPKDKMCGNGKMEKYIIRKNFESYIPASVAWRQKEQFSDGVGYSWIDSLKATAAEQIGDQQLQNASFRFPYNTPTSKEAYLYREIFEELFPLPSAAECVPGGPSVACSSAKAIEWDESFKKLDDPSGRAVGVHQSAYKS, encoded by the coding sequence ATGTGTTCAATATTTGGTGTACTCGATATTAAGTCCGATCCGATTGAGCTGCGTAAAAAAGCATTAGAGATGTCTCGTCTTATGCGTCATCGTGGTCCTGACTGGTCCGGCGTCTACGCATCTGACACGGCAATACTCGCTCACGAACGTTTATCCATTGTCGATGTCAATAATGGCGCACAACCTCTGTATAACGCAGCGCATACTCATGTACTGGCAGTTAACGGTGAAATTTATAACCATCAGGAACTGCGCCGCCAGCTAAAAGATAAGTATGAATTTCAGACAGAGTCAGATTGTGAAGTTATTCTGGCTTTGTATCAGGAAAAAGGCATCGACTTTCTGGACGACCTTCAGGGGATGTTTGCCTTTATTTTGTATGACAGCACCAACAACAGCTACCTGTTAGGCCGTGACCATATTGGTATTATCCCGATGTATACCGGTCATGATGAACACGGAAACTTTTATGTGGCATCCGAAATGAAAGCACTGGTGCCCGTTTGTAAAACAATTAAAGAATTCCCTGCCGGTAGCTATATGTCCAGTACCAACCATAAAATCCAGCGCTATTATCAGCGTGACTGGATGGAATTTGATAACGTTAAAAATAATACTACTGATGAATACGAACTGCGTAACGCGCTGGAAGAGGCGGTAAAAAGTCACCTGATGTCCGACGTTCCTTATGGGGTGTTGCTGTCTGGCGGTTTAGACTCCTCCGTTATTTCGGCAATTACCAAAAAATACGCCGCTCGCCGTATTGAAGATGACGAACGTAGCGAAGCCTGGTGGCCTCAGCTTCACTCCTTCGCCGTTGGTCTGGAAGGTTCACCTGACTTGGCCGCTGCCCAGGAAGTCGCGCGCCATTTAGGTACGGTTCATCATGAAATCCACTTCACTGTACAGGAAGGAATGGATGCCATTCGTGATGTGATTTATCACATCGAAACCTATGATGTGACAACCATTCGTGCTTCAACACCAATGTACCTGATGGCCCGTAAAATTAAGGCCATGGGTATCAAAATGGTGTTATCCGGTGAAGGTGCCGATGAAGTGTTCGGCGGATACCTCTACTTCCATAAAGCGCCAAACGAAAAAGAGTTCCATGAAGAAACCGTACGCAAACTTCTGGCTTTGCATATGTATGACTGCGCCCGTGCCAATAAAGCGATGGCAGCCTGGGGTGTAGAAGCTCGGGTGCCTTTCCTGGATAAGAAATTCCTCGATGTTGCTATGCGCATTAATCCAAAAGATAAAATGTGCGGTAACGGTAAGATGGAAAAGTATATTATTCGTAAGAACTTTGAGTCTTATATTCCTGCCAGCGTGGCGTGGCGCCAGAAAGAACAGTTCTCCGACGGTGTTGGCTATAGTTGGATTGACAGCCTGAAGGCCACTGCCGCCGAACAAATCGGCGACCAACAGCTGCAAAATGCCAGTTTCCGCTTCCCGTATAATACGCCAACCTCTAAAGAGGCCTATTTATACCGTGAAATCTTTGAAGAACTTTTCCCACTACCTAGCGCTGCAGAATGCGTTCCTGGTGGCCCTTCTGTGGCTTGTTCTTCGGCTAAAGCGATTGAATGGGATGAATCTTTCAAGAAATTGGATGACCCATCAGGTCGCGCAGTAGGTGTTCACCAATCGGCTTATAAAAGCTAA